The genomic window ACCGCGACCGCTGAAGGTGGCGCCGGCGAAGACGCGAGCGCCGCAGGCACCGACTTCGTCGACGGCGCGGCCCCGACGCACGAGGTCTTGGCGACGCTGCGCGGGAGCGTTCGCGCCCCGAACCCGCAGATTCCCATCGCTGGCGCCCTCGTTTACCTCGCGGCCGAGGCTCCGACTCCCCTCACCCGCGGCAAACACTGCGACGAGTGCGTCACGCTTAGCGCCGACACCCCATTCGCGATCACCGAACCCGACGGCTCCTTCGAGCTTCCCTCCTACGAGCTCGGAGTGCGCACGCTCATCGTCCAGAAGGGCGGCTTTCGCCGCGCCCGCGAGTTTGACGTCGTGGGCGGAGACAACGACGTGCCGCGCGCGCTGACGACGCTCCCGTCGGCCCGAAACGCGGCGCAGAGCGACGAGGTCCCTGCCATGGCCGTCGTGTCCGGGAGCTACGACAAGATTGAAGACTCGCTCGTCGAGCTGGGACTCACCAAGGCGGCGCTCACCATGGTGTCCGACGCGGACACGTTCTTGCGCGACGCGAAGCGCCTGGACGCCTTCGACATCGTCTTCTTGCCCTGCGGCTCCGAGAGCGACCTGTCGGTCGATCCAACGACCATCAAGAACCTGCGGAGCTTCGCCGAGGGCGGCGGGCGCCTCTACGTCACCGATTGGCACTACGACTTCGTGCACCAACCTTGGGCTGGCTACGTCGGCTTCGAAGGGCAGAGCACCCAGCCCTGCAGCGGATGCGGAGGGATGTACAACGCGCCGGCGAAGGTCGAAGACCCGGGGCTCGAGGCGTGGCTCGCCGCGCAAGGCGTCACGACGTTCCAACTCGAGAAGAACTACACGAAGATCACGAGCATCAACGCCCGCCCTGGCAAGGACAAGGCGGGCAATGACGTGACCATCACGCCAAAGGTCTGGGTGAACGGACTCATCGGCGGCAAGCCTCAGCCATCCACGGTGAGCTTCGAGCAAGGCTGCGGCCGCGTCCTCTTCAGCACGTACCACACGGAGTCGTCGGGCGCGGGCTCGCTCTTGCCGCAGGAGCGCGCCCTGCTCTACGTCCTGCTCGAAGTGAGCGTCTGCACGGGCTCGGAGAACGGCGTCATCGTCAAGTAGCTCCAGCGGGGCGCCTACCCGCGGCGCGCTCCCGTGATGACGATGGGTTGCATCGGCGCGTCTTTCGCGAACGGTCCCTGCGCTCCCGTCGGCGCGGCGACCATCTTGTCGACGACATCCATGCCTTGCGTCACCTTGCCGAAGACGGCGTAACCAAAGCCCGATGCCGACTTGTCGCGCTGGTCGAGGAAGGCGTTGTCGGCGACGTTGACGAAGAACTGCGCCGTGGCCGAGTGCGGGTCGCTCGTCCTGGCCATGGCCACGGTGCCGCGGAGGTTCTTGGCGCTCGGGCTCGCTTCGTTCTCGACAGGCGCGCGCGTCGGCTTCTTCTCGTAGCTCGCGTCGAAGCCGCCACCTTGCGCCATGAAGCCCGGAATCACGCGGTGGAAAAGCGTGCCGGCGTAGTGTCCTTGATCAACGTAGGCGAGGAAGTTCGCGACGGTCTGCGGCGCGAGCGTCGCGTCGAGCTCGAGGTGGATGGAGCCGAGGGAGGTGTCCAGAACGACTGTGGTCGACATGCCGGGAGGCTAGAACGGAAACGGTGCACGAGTCTCGCGAAGGCGCGCCCTCGGTCGACGGGCGGCTCATCCACAAAAACGTGGTGTCTCGCGCGCATCCGGTTGGGGGCGAGCTGCACCCACATGGAAATTTGCATGGATTCTCGCGCCCGAGCCGTCTAGGAAGGTCGAGGCGCCCGCGGACGGCTGTTGTCACACTGCCCCGGCCGCCGGTGCCGATTCGGACCTTAGGGCGCGCCCCTCCCCTCGAAGCGGGAGTCGGCGCGCAAAGCAAGAAGGAATGACCATGCACTCTCGACCGTACCTTACCTGCCTGGCCGCTCTGTCGCTGATGGTCGCAGCCGTTGGCTGCGGCGGTGCGACACAGTTCGCCGGGGCGCAACCCATCCTCATCGCCGGCACTCCGCCGCCGCCTCCCCCGCCCCCGCCGCCGAAGCCCGTCGAGCCGCCGAAGCCGCCGCCGCGCGTCGAGCTCCGCGACAACAAGATCGAGTTCAAAGAGAAGATCCAGTTCGAGGTCAACAAGGCCATCATCAAGGAAGCGAGCTTCTCGCTCTTGAAGGACATCGCCGACGTCATCAAGAACAACGCGCACGTGAAGAAGCTCTCCATCGAGGGCCACGCGAGCGCTGAGGGCGACGCGAAGAAGAACAAGAAGCTCTCCGATGACCGAGCCAAGTCGGTTATGGAGCACCTCATCAAGAAGGAGAGCGTCGACGCCGCGCGCCTCACGGCCAAGGGCTGGGGCTCGGAGAAGGGCATCGCGCCGAACGACAACGAGGAAGGTCGCG from Myxococcales bacterium includes these protein-coding regions:
- a CDS encoding peptidylprolyl isomerase encodes the protein MSTTVVLDTSLGSIHLELDATLAPQTVANFLAYVDQGHYAGTLFHRVIPGFMAQGGGFDASYEKKPTRAPVENEASPSAKNLRGTVAMARTSDPHSATAQFFVNVADNAFLDQRDKSASGFGYAVFGKVTQGMDVVDKMVAAPTGAQGPFAKDAPMQPIVITGARRG
- a CDS encoding OmpA family protein, which encodes MHSRPYLTCLAALSLMVAAVGCGGATQFAGAQPILIAGTPPPPPPPPPPKPVEPPKPPPRVELRDNKIEFKEKIQFEVNKAIIKEASFSLLKDIADVIKNNAHVKKLSIEGHASAEGDAKKNKKLSDDRAKSVMEHLIKKESVDAARLTAKGWGSEKGIAPNDNEEGREKNRRVEFLVVEQDVTAKKVEIDPATGKEKVVEEKKETQKAPDAAPVPADLKKPEGVKPTDPKAPVKKEAVKKVETAKKVEAKPAEPAKKPEPKPAEKK